A portion of the Brevundimonas pondensis genome contains these proteins:
- the aat gene encoding leucyl/phenylalanyl-tRNA--protein transferase gives MAEARDDPRVFLVEPDQRGVVPLDRFHIPTRLRRTVRGEPFQVRVDTAFAAVLGACAASMPGREDTWINDPIRRLYLELHARGHAHSLECWRDEFLVGGLYGVTLGGAFFGESMFSRERDASKVALVHLVARLRKGGWSLLDAQFLTEHLSQFGAVETPQAAYLRLLKPALRLTPDKSALSAPLTGAEAVAYALQPTTQAS, from the coding sequence ATGGCCGAGGCGCGCGACGATCCGCGCGTCTTTCTGGTCGAGCCGGACCAGCGGGGCGTCGTGCCGCTGGATCGCTTCCACATCCCCACGCGCCTGCGCCGCACCGTCCGGGGCGAGCCCTTTCAGGTGCGCGTGGACACGGCCTTCGCCGCCGTGCTGGGCGCCTGCGCCGCGTCCATGCCGGGGCGCGAGGACACCTGGATCAATGATCCGATCCGCCGCCTCTATCTGGAACTGCACGCACGCGGCCACGCCCACAGCCTCGAGTGCTGGCGGGACGAGTTTCTGGTCGGCGGTCTCTATGGCGTGACGCTGGGCGGCGCCTTCTTCGGCGAGAGCATGTTTAGCCGGGAGCGCGATGCATCAAAGGTCGCTCTGGTCCACTTGGTGGCGCGGCTGCGAAAGGGCGGCTGGAGCTTGCTGGACGCCCAGTTCCTGACCGAGCACCTCAGTCAGTTCGGCGCGGTCGAGACGCCGCAGGCGGCCTATCTGCGGCTGCTGAAGCCCGCCCTGCGCCTGACGCCTGACAAGTCGGCCCTTTCCGCGCCCCTGACAGGGGCGGAGGCCGTAGCCTATGCCTTACAGCCGACCACCCAGGCGTCGTAG
- the accC gene encoding acetyl-CoA carboxylase biotin carboxylase subunit yields MFTKVLIANRGEIALRIHRACKEMGISTVAVHSEADRGAMWVRLADESVCIGPAPAAKSYLNIPQIIAAAEITGAQAIHPGYGFLSENARFAEIIEAHGLTFIGPKPEHIRVMGDKITAKKTVMEAGIPVVPGSDGEVETVEAAIEASKTIGFPLIVKAAAGGGGRGMKVALTADDLVEAVQTAQTEAKAAFGNGAVYMERYLQKPRHIEIQVIADSHGNVVHLGERDCSLQRRHQKVLEEAPSPALSAEGRKKIGETVNKAIAAIGYLGVGTIEFLWEDGEFFFIEMNTRLQVEHPVTEMITGVDLVREQVRIAAGLPLSFTQDDIHFEGHSIEVRINAENAETFTPSPGTITDFHAPGGLGVRLDSAIYAGYSIPPYYDSLIGKLIVHGRDREEALARLKRSLGEMVIGGVDTTIPLFQKLLQEPDILSGDYDIHWLEKWAAAQKAKA; encoded by the coding sequence ATGTTCACCAAGGTCCTGATCGCCAACCGCGGCGAAATCGCCCTGCGCATCCACCGGGCGTGCAAGGAGATGGGCATCTCCACCGTCGCCGTGCACTCCGAAGCCGACCGCGGCGCCATGTGGGTGCGCCTGGCCGACGAAAGCGTCTGCATCGGCCCCGCGCCGGCGGCCAAGTCCTATCTGAACATCCCGCAGATCATCGCGGCGGCCGAAATCACCGGCGCCCAGGCGATCCACCCGGGCTATGGCTTCCTGTCGGAAAACGCCCGCTTCGCTGAGATCATCGAGGCCCACGGCCTGACCTTCATCGGTCCCAAGCCCGAGCACATCCGGGTCATGGGCGACAAGATCACCGCCAAGAAGACGGTCATGGAGGCGGGCATCCCCGTCGTCCCCGGCTCTGACGGCGAGGTCGAAACCGTCGAGGCCGCCATCGAGGCGTCCAAGACCATCGGCTTCCCCCTGATCGTCAAGGCCGCCGCCGGCGGCGGCGGTCGCGGCATGAAGGTCGCCCTGACCGCTGACGACTTGGTCGAGGCCGTCCAGACGGCCCAGACCGAGGCCAAGGCCGCCTTCGGCAACGGCGCCGTCTATATGGAGCGCTACCTCCAGAAGCCGCGCCACATCGAGATCCAGGTCATCGCCGACAGCCACGGCAACGTCGTCCACCTGGGCGAACGCGACTGCTCGCTGCAACGCCGCCACCAGAAGGTGCTGGAAGAGGCCCCCTCGCCCGCCCTGTCGGCCGAGGGTCGCAAGAAGATCGGCGAGACGGTCAACAAGGCCATCGCCGCCATCGGCTACCTGGGCGTCGGCACCATCGAGTTCCTGTGGGAAGACGGAGAGTTCTTCTTCATCGAGATGAACACCCGCCTGCAGGTCGAACACCCGGTCACGGAAATGATCACCGGCGTCGATCTGGTGCGCGAACAGGTCCGCATCGCCGCCGGCCTGCCGCTGTCGTTCACGCAGGACGACATCCACTTCGAGGGTCACTCCATCGAAGTGCGGATCAATGCCGAGAACGCCGAGACCTTCACCCCGTCGCCGGGCACGATCACGGACTTCCACGCCCCGGGCGGCCTGGGCGTGCGTCTGGATAGCGCCATCTACGCCGGCTATTCGATCCCGCCCTACTACGACAGCCTGATCGGCAAGCTGATCGTCCACGGTCGTGACCGCGAGGAAGCCCTGGCTCGCCTCAAGCGCAGCCTGGGTGAAATGGTCATCGGCGGCGTCGACACCACCATCCCCCTGTTCCAGAAGCTGTTGCAGGAGCCCGATATTCTGTCGGGCGACTACGACATCCACTGGCTGGAGAAATGGGCCGCCGCCCAGAAGGCCAAGGCCTAA
- the accB gene encoding acetyl-CoA carboxylase biotin carboxyl carrier protein, with translation MSDDKHKNEGIDAGLIRSLADILNETDLTEIEVERGELRIRVAREVTMTAAAPIQYAAAPAPVAHAAPAAAPASMPSDPATIVSRKGEEVKSPMVGTAYLQPSPEAPQFVKPGDKVKKGQTLLIVEAMKTMNPIQAPRDGVVSEILVGDAQPVEFGEALVLLEA, from the coding sequence ATGTCCGACGACAAGCACAAGAACGAAGGCATCGACGCCGGCCTGATCCGCAGCCTGGCCGACATCCTGAACGAAACCGACCTGACGGAAATCGAGGTCGAGCGCGGCGAACTGCGTATCCGCGTCGCCCGTGAAGTCACCATGACGGCCGCTGCGCCGATCCAGTACGCCGCCGCTCCGGCTCCGGTCGCCCACGCCGCGCCCGCCGCCGCTCCGGCCTCGATGCCGTCGGACCCGGCCACCATCGTCTCGCGCAAGGGCGAAGAGGTGAAGTCGCCGATGGTCGGCACCGCCTACCTGCAGCCCTCGCCGGAAGCTCCGCAGTTCGTGAAGCCGGGCGACAAGGTCAAGAAGGGCCAGACCCTGCTGATCGTCGAAGCCATGAAGACCATGAACCCGATCCAGGCCCCGCGCGACGGCGTGGTGTCGGAAATCCTGGTGGGCGACGCCCAGCCGGTCGAGTTCGGCGAAGCCCTGGTCCTGCTGGAAGCCTGA
- the aroQ gene encoding type II 3-dehydroquinate dehydratase, which yields MPETLTLYVLNGPNLNLLGVREPDIYGRETLADVQAMCEAAAEGARVVFKQSNHEGQLVDWIHEARNEASALVINPAAFTHTSVALLDALKTLSVPVVECHLSSPAAREDFRRHSYVSLVATGVISGFGPHSYELAVKAALRLARERAAAGARSPKI from the coding sequence ATGCCCGAAACCCTCACCCTCTATGTCCTGAACGGGCCCAACCTGAACCTTCTCGGGGTTCGGGAGCCGGACATCTATGGCCGCGAGACCCTGGCCGACGTCCAGGCGATGTGCGAGGCGGCGGCCGAGGGCGCGCGCGTGGTGTTCAAGCAATCCAATCACGAAGGCCAGCTTGTCGACTGGATCCATGAGGCGCGCAACGAGGCCAGCGCCCTGGTGATCAATCCCGCCGCCTTCACCCATACCTCGGTGGCCCTGCTGGATGCGTTGAAGACGCTCAGCGTGCCCGTCGTCGAATGCCACCTGTCGAGCCCTGCCGCGCGCGAGGATTTCCGGCGTCATTCCTATGTTTCGCTGGTTGCGACCGGCGTCATTTCGGGCTTCGGCCCCCACAGCTACGAACTGGCCGTCAAGGCCGCCCTTCGGCTGGCGCGGGAACGCGCGGCGGCCGGGGCTCGTTCGCCCAAGATCTAA
- the thiS gene encoding sulfur carrier protein ThiS, with protein MRIEVNGEGRDTAATTILGLVQELSLDPKKVAVERNLEIVPRSLHGETALAEGDRIELVQFVGGG; from the coding sequence TTGCGTATCGAAGTCAACGGCGAGGGGCGGGACACCGCCGCCACGACCATTCTGGGCCTGGTTCAGGAGTTGTCGCTGGACCCGAAGAAGGTGGCGGTCGAGCGCAATCTGGAGATCGTGCCGCGTTCGCTGCACGGGGAGACCGCGCTGGCGGAGGGCGACAGGATCGAGCTGGTGCAGTTCGTCGGGGGCGGCTGA